The DNA sequence GCGCGCGAAAGGTGGACGTGGTAGTTGCGGTCGGCGTCGTCACGAACCTCTGCGTGCAGACGACCGTGCAGCACGCGTTCGCGCTCGGGTACTACGTAGTCGTCGTAGAGGACGGTACCGCGGCGGCCGATCCGGACGTCCAGGCCATGACGCTCGACAATCTTGGCCGCTACTTTGGGTTGGTCGCCCCGGCCGGTGTCGTCGCCGAACACTGGACGAGGATTGGGCGAGTGGCCGCACCGTCGTCGCCGAAGGAGTTCGTCGAGTGAGCGGTGTGGCCGCGTCCCCGCACGAACTTCGCCTGCACGACGAAATCGGCCGCCGAGTGGCCGCGCGAGAAGCGGTGAGCCGCGCGTCAATCGCCGCGGCCAGGGCTGCCATCTTCGCGGTCGCGCTCGGCGCGTGGGTGTTCGCGTCCGGCCGCCTCGCCGATCGCCAGTTCATAAGCGATCCGCTCGAAGTGCTGAGGGCGTTCTGGACCCTCGTTGCCACGGGACGGCTCTGGCCGAACTTGATCCAGACGCTCGCCGAGGTGCTGAGCGGCTACGCGATCGGCGCGGTACTCGGCATCGTCGTGGCGGTCGTGGTCGCGTTCCAGGAAACCGCGCAGCATGTGCTCCGCCCGTTCTTGATCGCCTTCTATTCGATCCCGAAGATCGCGCTTGCGCCCCTGTTCATCATGTGGTTTGGTCTAGGGTCGGCGCCGAAAATCGTCCTCGCCGCGATCTTTGTCTTCTTCGTGGTGTTTATGAACGTGGTCGCGGGACTGTATCAAGTGAGCCCGGATCTCGTCAATGTTGTCCGAGTGATGGGCGCCCGCCGCATCGACGTGGTCGGCAAGATCGCGCTGCCGAGCGTCGTCCCCTACCTCATGACCGGCCTGCGGATCGCCGTGCCGGAAGCGTTGATCGGCGCAGTGATCGGCGAATTCATGTCCGCCAATGCGGGCCTTGGGTATCTCGTGAATACCGCGGCCGAGCAGTTCAACACCGCGGCGACGCTGGCGGCGATCGTCGCGCTGCTGTTGATCGTCGCCGCGATGGACGTCGCGCTGGGCCTTTTGGAGCACCGGCTGCTCGGATGGCGGCCCCGCGAGGATCTGGTCTTGGCCGTGAAGGGTTAACGGTGGTCCTATGAGAACGGGCACGGCGCACCAACTCGGCAAAGGAGGAGTGCGATGAAGCGGGCCGGGCTCATGATTACGACACTGCTGCTGGCGGTTCTTCTTACGGCTCCCGCCGCGCAGACGCAGTCGCTTACCAAAATCCGGCAGGCGGGCTTCAAGGTGATCGACCTCGCGGTCCCGCTCCTCGCCAAGTCCAAGGGAATCTTTCAGAAAAACGGCCTGGACTTCGAATACGTCGAGATCGACAGCGGGAAGCTCGGCGTCGCCTCGCTCTTGAGCGGCAACGTCCAGTTGGTCGACCTCGGCGTCGACGATATTGTGGCGCTGCAGAAGGAAGGGAAGGACCCGGTCCTGATTTATAGCATGGTGAACTCGCTGACGATGGACCTCGTCGTCCGCAACGACGTGCTGAAGCGGTTGAATGTCACCCCGGCCTCGTCCCTCGATGGCAAGCTGAAGGCGCTCCGCGGCCTTACGTTCGGGATCACGCGGCCCGGCGCGGTGACGCAGCTCTTCCCGCAGTATCTGCTGCGGAAGGCCGGATACAACCCGGAAAAGGACGCGACCTTCGTGCAGGTCGGCGGGGGCCAGGCGCTTGTCGCGGCCATGAAGAGCAAGCGGATCGAAGCGTTCATGCTTTCCGCGCCTGCGCCGTACATCCTTGAGAAAGACGGCGACGGCACGGTGCTGATCAAGAACTCGGCGGGACAGGGCCCGAAAGAGTTTGCGGACTTCGCCTTCGAATCGATCGCCTCGATGAAGTCGTGGGCGAACGCGAACACCGCGACGGTCGAGGCCTACACGCGGTCGCTTAACGAGGCCTACAACTGGATGCTCACGGACCGGCCGACCGCGCTGCGTCTCCTCAAGGTCTACTTCCCCGAGACGGATGACGCGACGCTGGCGCTGTCGTTCAACGCGCTCGTTCCCGCTATCAAGAAGGGCGGACGGCTGAGCCAGCAGGCGGTCAAGAACCAGGTCGACGTGCTCACGTCGATCGGCGCGTTGAACGGGCAGGCGGATACGCGCGAAGGAGTGCTGTGGACGAACCAGTTCGTCAAGTAGCGGACGCTCGGGCCGGTAGGCTCAGGAGGCCTTCCTATCCTTCGCTGAGTTCCATTCTTGGTGTCTCTCGCAGACTTGCACGGGAACAGAGGAGGAAGGGGATACCTCAAGCCTTAGGCGGGTGAGTGCCGAGTGTCAGCCGTAAAGCGCGGCATCACCTTTTCGGCGAAGGGCACGATCACTTTCTCGTGTTCCACTTCTGACTGTGGAGCGGAAAAACACCTCAGCCAGATGTCGTTGATGCCGAAGGAAATGATCTCCTTGATCTTCTCGATACAATCCTCGGCCGTGCCCGCGACCGAGAACCGCTTGATAACCTCGTCTGTTAGATACTTCCGCTCCTGGTACGCCGCCTCCAATCCTGCCCGACCCATAGTGCGGCACTTCCCGAGGAAGGATGGCAACACTTCGTCGAAGCCGTCGAGTATGACGGGATAGGCCTCGGGGGAGGTATTCAACAGCGCCTGGGTCACGAACGGCCTGACGTTCTCCACGGCTTGTCGTCCGTCGTCGGAGATCGAGGTGTAGACCCACGAGATCAGTCGGACGTCCTCCAAGCGCCGTCCCGCCTTCTTGGCTCCGGCCCTCACTCGCTCGATCGCGAACGCCAGCTGCTCCTTCGACACATAGGTCGCTATCACCGCGCCGTCCGCAATTTCACCGGCGAGCTCGAGGTTCAGCGGACTTCTGCTCGCTATGAGTATCGGTATGTCCGGCCGTACATCGAACCTCAGCTGAGCGTTGGTGAGCTTGTAAAGTCTGCCGTCGAAGTTGACTGTTTCCCCGCTGAACAGCGCTCGGATCATTGTGACTGTTTCGCGGAGGGCCTCGTTGACGTGCCTCCGCTCAAGATGCATCTGGGCGAAACCAGATCCACCAGCGCCGAGGGCGAGCAGGGCCCGTCCCCCCGAAAGTTCGTCGAGGCTTGCGACGGCAGCGGCCAGCATCGCAGGGATCCGACTGAACGGATCGGAAACGCATGGCCCGAGCTTTATCGTCGTTGTATTCAGGGCGTCGGCGGCGAGCGTTACGAACACATCTTTCTCACCCGAGAATCGCTGGTCGGCGTGAACGAAGTGTTCGAAGCCCAGTTCCTCGGCCAGCTTCGCCACCGAGATTACCTTCTTCAGCGGCTCCACCGGCGCCATCCCTACGCCAAACTTTACCATCAGGCCGTCAGGGACTCCCGTTCATCTACGCTAAGCTGACGCGCATCTTCCCGAATCCTTCCCTCCGCATCCGTGGGGCCTCGCGGGCGAGTGCATCGATCCCCTCAGTGATCTTTCCGACAAGATTCGTCGCGAGTGGACCACTCATTCCCCTTATCGCGCTGTCGCGCTCGTAGATGAATCCGATGACGAGGAAGTCGCGGATATGCCTCGGCCACTCTGGCTTCACGAAGATGGCAGGTTTGTAGTACACGATCAGATCGCCGACGGTCTGGTAGATCGTCTGATTCTCTTCCTCTATGCGATCGGAAGGATCGAGCACGACGTAGACCTCGCGGCCGTTCTCCATGCTATGCATGGCCTGCCGCTCGATCGGAAGCATCTCCTTTAGCCATTTCGTGGCCTTTGGCGCGTCCTTCTCCTCGAGTTGCGCAAACGCCTCGGCTCTGCCCAGCGTGATCTTCACTCTCGTCATTGGTCAAGTCTCGCCCGCGCGGGCCTCACCGTGGTCACGCCGAACGTTCCAACCTCCTCACGACCAGCATCTGCAGGCCATTGTGACGGACTTCTTCGCACTTCTGCGCGAATTCCTTTGGTATGTCGATGATGGTGGCGAACAACGTGGCGACCTGCAAATTCGAATCTCGGCCGCTGCGTGCTGGGTCGTCTGCGGCCAGGCCGCCGCCGGCCGGATCGCCATAGAAGATGGCGAGTTCTGACAGCTCCCGCTGGAACTGGGAGCTGTAAGCCAACTGCTTGCCGCGAGACATCTGGGGGGATCGCCAGAAGTAGACGATATCACCGGGAGCGGTGGTCCCGCGCCGAACCGGCCCTTCGGGGGGAAGCCGAAGTATCTTCTCGCCATGAAGATGCAGCATGATCTCGCGGCTCGACCAATTGGCGTGGATCGCCATCCCTTCGGCCGGAAGCACGTTCCAGACCGCATCGCATGTCTTCGGTACGACGTCATCGTGCATCTCAGCAATGGCCCGTGTTCCACCCAGCTCAAAGAGCAACTTCCTCATCCGACTCACTCCAGCTTCTCGATGAGGAGATCCTTCTGGCCCCGGTAGATCATATCTTCGCAGGCCCTTGCGAAGTCCTCTAGACTAGAGGAGATGTTCGCAAAGAGGCTCACGGCTTCTGGCCCGCGCGGTCCCTGCGGCCTCGTGTCCCTGTCATAGACGATGCCTATCTCTGCGGATTCAGATCTTCCATAGGGGGAGCCC is a window from the bacterium genome containing:
- a CDS encoding ABC transporter permease, which translates into the protein MSGVAASPHELRLHDEIGRRVAAREAVSRASIAAARAAIFAVALGAWVFASGRLADRQFISDPLEVLRAFWTLVATGRLWPNLIQTLAEVLSGYAIGAVLGIVVAVVVAFQETAQHVLRPFLIAFYSIPKIALAPLFIMWFGLGSAPKIVLAAIFVFFVVFMNVVAGLYQVSPDLVNVVRVMGARRIDVVGKIALPSVVPYLMTGLRIAVPEALIGAVIGEFMSANAGLGYLVNTAAEQFNTAATLAAIVALLLIVAAMDVALGLLEHRLLGWRPREDLVLAVKG
- a CDS encoding DUF3830 family protein, encoding MLFELGGTRAIAEMHDDVVPKTCDAVWNVLPAEGMAIHANWSSREIMLHLHGEKILRLPPEGPVRRGTTAPGDIVYFWRSPQMSRGKQLAYSSQFQRELSELAIFYGDPAGGGLAADDPARSGRDSNLQVATLFATIIDIPKEFAQKCEEVRHNGLQMLVVRRLERSA
- a CDS encoding DUF3830 family protein translates to MTRVKITLGRAEAFAQLEEKDAPKATKWLKEMLPIERQAMHSMENGREVYVVLDPSDRIEEENQTIYQTVGDLIVYYKPAIFVKPEWPRHIRDFLVIGFIYERDSAIRGMSGPLATNLVGKITEGIDALAREAPRMRREGFGKMRVSLA
- a CDS encoding ABC transporter substrate-binding protein, encoding MKRAGLMITTLLLAVLLTAPAAQTQSLTKIRQAGFKVIDLAVPLLAKSKGIFQKNGLDFEYVEIDSGKLGVASLLSGNVQLVDLGVDDIVALQKEGKDPVLIYSMVNSLTMDLVVRNDVLKRLNVTPASSLDGKLKALRGLTFGITRPGAVTQLFPQYLLRKAGYNPEKDATFVQVGGGQALVAAMKSKRIEAFMLSAPAPYILEKDGDGTVLIKNSAGQGPKEFADFAFESIASMKSWANANTATVEAYTRSLNEAYNWMLTDRPTALRLLKVYFPETDDATLALSFNALVPAIKKGGRLSQQAVKNQVDVLTSIGALNGQADTREGVLWTNQFVK
- a CDS encoding LLM class flavin-dependent oxidoreductase, with the translated sequence MEPLKKVISVAKLAEELGFEHFVHADQRFSGEKDVFVTLAADALNTTTIKLGPCVSDPFSRIPAMLAAAVASLDELSGGRALLALGAGGSGFAQMHLERRHVNEALRETVTMIRALFSGETVNFDGRLYKLTNAQLRFDVRPDIPILIASRSPLNLELAGEIADGAVIATYVSKEQLAFAIERVRAGAKKAGRRLEDVRLISWVYTSISDDGRQAVENVRPFVTQALLNTSPEAYPVILDGFDEVLPSFLGKCRTMGRAGLEAAYQERKYLTDEVIKRFSVAGTAEDCIEKIKEIISFGINDIWLRCFSAPQSEVEHEKVIVPFAEKVMPRFTADTRHSPA